One window from the genome of Corvus moneduloides isolate bCorMon1 chromosome 9, bCorMon1.pri, whole genome shotgun sequence encodes:
- the USP1 gene encoding ubiquitin carboxyl-terminal hydrolase 1 isoform X1, whose amino-acid sequence MPGVLPGDSARASPSKKNRLSLKLFQKKETKRALDFTEAQENEQKGAEFRGAEIDQVVPAAQPPSLVSCEKKDNMLPFVGLNNLGNTCYLNSVLQVLYFCPGFKTGVKHLYNIISKKRESSKDEGEQKAEKGSCKEDPLASYELICSLHSLILSVEQLQASFLLNPEKYTDELATQPRRLLNTLRELNPMYEGYLQHDAQEVLQCILGNIQETCQLLKKEELNKLPVEEPAAKLEEKPNQNSESNGPVSPAEEEDPSSGSHGGDAAEEKLLKGNGKRKSDAEGGNAKKKSKVSKEQMAAEENQRQTRSKRKATGEKMENQTDAIAKCSGESDSTKPTQKKSRLRLNWLKSSCKQPSILSKFYSLGKLTTNLGSKDPGKEYDCEFEESAVKCENGDSKEEYHEPASPMESHHGKGTEREPKKEGTELAVFELVEKLFQGQLVLRTRCLECECFTERREDFQDISVPVQEDELSKTEESSEISPEPKTEMKSLKWAISQFASVERIVGEDKYFCENCHHYTEAERSLLFDKMPEVITIHLKCFAASGLEFDCYGGLSKINTPLLTPLRLSLEEWSTRPTNDTYGLFAVVMHSGITISSGHYTASVKVTDLQSLELDRGNFLPEPGYAALKPEPLNEEEARAVAEDYDDGEVSFRLNGAAPPGKVLSKKNMEAVGLLGGQKSKSDCDLYVSKQPNPEKFLSTAPEPRSAEPSGSAEPRAEQGEPPALAAHGLENKALYVLQSLKEYEGKWLLFDDSEVKVTEEKDFLNSLSPTSSSTSTPYLLFYKKIVE is encoded by the exons ATGCCCGGCGTCCTGCCCGGCGACAGCGCCAGGGCCAGCCCCTCCAAGAAGAACAGGCTGTCGCTGAAGCTCTTTCAGAAGAAGGAGACGAAGCGAGCGCTGGATTTCACCGAGGCGCAGGAAAATGAGCAGAAGGGCGCGGAGTTCAGAGGCGCCGAGAT TGACCAGGtggttcctgcagcacagcccccctCCCTTGTCAGCTGTGAGAAAAAAGACAACATGTTGCCTTTTGTGGGCTTGAACAACCTGGGCAACACCTGCTACCTGAACAGTGTCCTGCAG GTATTATATTTTTGTCCTGGTTTTAAAACTGGAGTAAAACATTTATATAACATTATTTCAAAGAAGAGAGAATCTTCAAAGGATGAAGGAgagcaaaaggcagaaaag GGAAGTTGTAAAGAAGATCCCCTGGCAAGTTACGAACTCATCTGCAGTTTGCACTCCTTGATCCTTTCAGTTGAGCAGCTTCAAGCCAGTTTTCTCCTAAACCCAGAAAAATACACGGATGAATTGGCCACTCAGCCCCGGAGGCTGCTGAACACCCTCAG AGAGCTGAACCCCATGTACGAAGGGTACCTGCAGCACGATGCCCAGGAGGTCCTGCAGTGTATCCTGGGGAACATCCAGGAAACCTGCCAGCtgctgaagaaggaagagctgaacaAACTGCCTGTGGAAGAGCCTGCAGCTAAACTGgaggaaaaacccaaccaaaactCTGAGAGCAACGGCCCTGTCAGccctgctgaggaggaggatcCCAGCTCGGGCAGCCACGGCGGAGACGCAGCCGAGGAGAAGCTGCTCAAGGGAaacgggaaaaggaaaagcgACGCCGAGGGTGGGAACGCcaagaaaaaatccaaagtaTCAAAAGAGCAAAtggcagcagaagaaaatcaaagacAAACCAGGTCCAAGAGGAAAGCCACgggagaaaagatggaaaaccaAACGGATGCCATTGCCAAGTGTTCCGGGGAGAGCGACAGCACCAAGCCCACGCAGAAAAAGTCGCGCCTTAGGTTAAACTGGTTAAAATCTTCCTGCAAACAACCCAGTATTCTGTCCAAATTTTACAGTCTAGGAAAGTTAACTACAAACTTGGGATCCAAAGACCCAGGAAAGGAATATGACTGTGAGTTCGAAGAGTCAGCTGTCAAGTGTGAAAATGGTGACAGTAAAGAAGAATATCATGAACCAGCGTCTCCCATGGAAAGCCATCATGGAAAAGGAACTGAAAGAGAACCAAAAAAGGAAG GTACAGAGCTGGCTGTCTTTGAGCTGGTGGAGAAACTCTTCCAGGGCCAGTTAGTGCTGAGGACGAGGTGCTTGGAGTGCGAGTGCTTCACGGAAAGGAGGGAAGATTTTCAGGACATCAGTGTCCCAGTGCAAGAAGATGAACTTTCTAAAACTGAAGAGAGTTCTGAAA TTTCTCCAGAGCcaaaaacagaaatgaagagtCTGAAATGGGCAATTTCCCAGTTTGCCTCAGTGGAGAGGATTGTGGGAGAGGACAAGTATTTCTGTGAGAACTGCCACCACTACACGGAAGCCGAGCGCAGCCTTTTGTTCGATAAAATGCCCGAAGTGATCACAATTCACTTGAAGTGCTTTGCTGCCAGTGGCTTGGA GTTTGACTGCTATGGGGGCCTGTCCAAGATCAACACGCCCCTGCTGACACCCCTGAGGCTGTCCCTGGAGGAGTGGAGCACCCGGCCCACCAACGACACCTACGGGCTCTTTGCCGTGGTCATGCACAGCGGCATCACCATCAGCAGCGGTCACTACACGGCCTCAGTGAAGGTCACAGacctgcagagcctggagctggacAGGGGCAACTTCCTCCCCGAGCCCGGCTACGCCGCCCTCAAGCCGGAGCCGCTCAATGAGGAGGAGGCGCGGGCCGTGGCCGAGGACTACGACGACGGAGAGGTCTCCTTCAGGCTCAACGGCGCCGCGCCGCCGGGGAAGGTGCTCAGCAAGAAGAACATGGAGGCCGTGGGACTGCTCGGGGGGCAGAAGAGCAAGTCTGACTGCGACCTGTACGTCAGCAAACAGCCCAACCCCGAGAAGTTCCTCAGCACGGCTCCCGAGCCCCGCAGTGCCGAGCCCAGCGGCAGCGCggagcccagggcagagcagggcgAGCCCCCGGCGCTGGCAGCACACGGACTGGAAAACAAAGCTCTCTACGTGCTCCAGAGCCTCAAGGAGTACGAGGGGAAGTGGCTGCTCTTCGATGATTCCGAAGTGAAGGTCACAGAGGAAAAGGACTTTCTGAATTCTCTTTCTCCGACATCGTCATCTACATCAACTCCTTACCTACTGTTTTATAAGAAAATTGTAGAGTGA
- the USP1 gene encoding ubiquitin carboxyl-terminal hydrolase 1 isoform X2: MLPFVGLNNLGNTCYLNSVLQVLYFCPGFKTGVKHLYNIISKKRESSKDEGEQKAEKGSCKEDPLASYELICSLHSLILSVEQLQASFLLNPEKYTDELATQPRRLLNTLRELNPMYEGYLQHDAQEVLQCILGNIQETCQLLKKEELNKLPVEEPAAKLEEKPNQNSESNGPVSPAEEEDPSSGSHGGDAAEEKLLKGNGKRKSDAEGGNAKKKSKVSKEQMAAEENQRQTRSKRKATGEKMENQTDAIAKCSGESDSTKPTQKKSRLRLNWLKSSCKQPSILSKFYSLGKLTTNLGSKDPGKEYDCEFEESAVKCENGDSKEEYHEPASPMESHHGKGTEREPKKEGTELAVFELVEKLFQGQLVLRTRCLECECFTERREDFQDISVPVQEDELSKTEESSEISPEPKTEMKSLKWAISQFASVERIVGEDKYFCENCHHYTEAERSLLFDKMPEVITIHLKCFAASGLEFDCYGGLSKINTPLLTPLRLSLEEWSTRPTNDTYGLFAVVMHSGITISSGHYTASVKVTDLQSLELDRGNFLPEPGYAALKPEPLNEEEARAVAEDYDDGEVSFRLNGAAPPGKVLSKKNMEAVGLLGGQKSKSDCDLYVSKQPNPEKFLSTAPEPRSAEPSGSAEPRAEQGEPPALAAHGLENKALYVLQSLKEYEGKWLLFDDSEVKVTEEKDFLNSLSPTSSSTSTPYLLFYKKIVE, translated from the exons ATGTTGCCTTTTGTGGGCTTGAACAACCTGGGCAACACCTGCTACCTGAACAGTGTCCTGCAG GTATTATATTTTTGTCCTGGTTTTAAAACTGGAGTAAAACATTTATATAACATTATTTCAAAGAAGAGAGAATCTTCAAAGGATGAAGGAgagcaaaaggcagaaaag GGAAGTTGTAAAGAAGATCCCCTGGCAAGTTACGAACTCATCTGCAGTTTGCACTCCTTGATCCTTTCAGTTGAGCAGCTTCAAGCCAGTTTTCTCCTAAACCCAGAAAAATACACGGATGAATTGGCCACTCAGCCCCGGAGGCTGCTGAACACCCTCAG AGAGCTGAACCCCATGTACGAAGGGTACCTGCAGCACGATGCCCAGGAGGTCCTGCAGTGTATCCTGGGGAACATCCAGGAAACCTGCCAGCtgctgaagaaggaagagctgaacaAACTGCCTGTGGAAGAGCCTGCAGCTAAACTGgaggaaaaacccaaccaaaactCTGAGAGCAACGGCCCTGTCAGccctgctgaggaggaggatcCCAGCTCGGGCAGCCACGGCGGAGACGCAGCCGAGGAGAAGCTGCTCAAGGGAaacgggaaaaggaaaagcgACGCCGAGGGTGGGAACGCcaagaaaaaatccaaagtaTCAAAAGAGCAAAtggcagcagaagaaaatcaaagacAAACCAGGTCCAAGAGGAAAGCCACgggagaaaagatggaaaaccaAACGGATGCCATTGCCAAGTGTTCCGGGGAGAGCGACAGCACCAAGCCCACGCAGAAAAAGTCGCGCCTTAGGTTAAACTGGTTAAAATCTTCCTGCAAACAACCCAGTATTCTGTCCAAATTTTACAGTCTAGGAAAGTTAACTACAAACTTGGGATCCAAAGACCCAGGAAAGGAATATGACTGTGAGTTCGAAGAGTCAGCTGTCAAGTGTGAAAATGGTGACAGTAAAGAAGAATATCATGAACCAGCGTCTCCCATGGAAAGCCATCATGGAAAAGGAACTGAAAGAGAACCAAAAAAGGAAG GTACAGAGCTGGCTGTCTTTGAGCTGGTGGAGAAACTCTTCCAGGGCCAGTTAGTGCTGAGGACGAGGTGCTTGGAGTGCGAGTGCTTCACGGAAAGGAGGGAAGATTTTCAGGACATCAGTGTCCCAGTGCAAGAAGATGAACTTTCTAAAACTGAAGAGAGTTCTGAAA TTTCTCCAGAGCcaaaaacagaaatgaagagtCTGAAATGGGCAATTTCCCAGTTTGCCTCAGTGGAGAGGATTGTGGGAGAGGACAAGTATTTCTGTGAGAACTGCCACCACTACACGGAAGCCGAGCGCAGCCTTTTGTTCGATAAAATGCCCGAAGTGATCACAATTCACTTGAAGTGCTTTGCTGCCAGTGGCTTGGA GTTTGACTGCTATGGGGGCCTGTCCAAGATCAACACGCCCCTGCTGACACCCCTGAGGCTGTCCCTGGAGGAGTGGAGCACCCGGCCCACCAACGACACCTACGGGCTCTTTGCCGTGGTCATGCACAGCGGCATCACCATCAGCAGCGGTCACTACACGGCCTCAGTGAAGGTCACAGacctgcagagcctggagctggacAGGGGCAACTTCCTCCCCGAGCCCGGCTACGCCGCCCTCAAGCCGGAGCCGCTCAATGAGGAGGAGGCGCGGGCCGTGGCCGAGGACTACGACGACGGAGAGGTCTCCTTCAGGCTCAACGGCGCCGCGCCGCCGGGGAAGGTGCTCAGCAAGAAGAACATGGAGGCCGTGGGACTGCTCGGGGGGCAGAAGAGCAAGTCTGACTGCGACCTGTACGTCAGCAAACAGCCCAACCCCGAGAAGTTCCTCAGCACGGCTCCCGAGCCCCGCAGTGCCGAGCCCAGCGGCAGCGCggagcccagggcagagcagggcgAGCCCCCGGCGCTGGCAGCACACGGACTGGAAAACAAAGCTCTCTACGTGCTCCAGAGCCTCAAGGAGTACGAGGGGAAGTGGCTGCTCTTCGATGATTCCGAAGTGAAGGTCACAGAGGAAAAGGACTTTCTGAATTCTCTTTCTCCGACATCGTCATCTACATCAACTCCTTACCTACTGTTTTATAAGAAAATTGTAGAGTGA